DNA from Mycobacterium bourgelatii:
GTGTCGAGGCCGTTAGGGGCGGGACGTTGGTCATGCTGGCGCAACCGGCCGTGCACAGCCCGAAGTTGTGCGACCGGGTCGTCGTGCTCGACGGGTAGGTAGGGCAGGAGCGCCGAGATGCGATCGTCGGCATTTGCGACGGTGCGCAGTGAATCCGCGCGCGGCTCTTCGCCGCGTCCGAGTAGGACTGACCGGAAACCTTCGGTGATCACGGCCAACGCAACATCATTGGCAGTCACGCCGAACTTGCGGCTCACGGCGTCGACGTCGGCGCGAGGAACCCGCACCGTGCCGTACCGGCGCCTGGTGGCGACCGATTCGGCCGGCGACATCCAGATCGCCGGCCAGCACAGCACGCGCGCCGCGGTCTTGAATGCGGTGGCGTACGCGTTGATGACGGTCTCGGTCCAGCTGCGCGGCGGCGTCTGCGAGTGCGAAATGGATTTGACGGCAACGTCAGTGGCAAACAAGTCGGTGTCGGCGTCGTCGCAGAGCCGGGTGAGCAGGTGGGCTGGAGACACCTCGTCAGCCATGCAGTGGTGGATCTTCATCAAGATCGCCCACCGGTCGTCCTGGAGGCCCTCGATGATCCAGCACTCCCACAGCGGACGGTTCAGCGCGAGCGGGCGCTCCAAGGTGTGGGCGATCACCTGGAACAGTTCACCGTCGTCACCCGGTTGGGGAAGCGCCACCCGTTGTACGTGCCGGGCGAGGTCGAATTCCGGATCCGCCCTCCACTCGGTGCGGAGCACTTGCGTGCAGCGCGGAACATCCTGAATCCGTTGCGCGAGAAATTCTTTGAATTGATCAAAGGGTGGAATGGGGCCGTCCATCACGGCGACCGCTCCGATTGACATGCTGGCGTCCTGGTCCGGTTCCGGTGCTCTGAGGAAGTTCGTATCCAAGGCCGTCAGTTGTCCCACAGTTACCCCCCAAATGCTGTTTTCTTAATGTGTACCAGTATCTGATGCGCGTCTTCGCGGCGGTAGACCCGCAAGGTTAACAACATGTTTTGTCGTTAAAGTCATGTTTAACAGCGGCGATGGACCCTCGGCTTGTGCGCCGCTCACAATTACTCAGCCGTGGTTTAACCCCATCGTACAAGCGCGACCAGGGCCCTCTATCGAACAAACTTTCGATAGACTGTAGCGCATGGGCTGGGGTAATGGGCCGCCGAGTTGGTCCGAAATGGAGCGGGTGCTAGACGGCAAACCGCGTCATGCCGGTGCGCCGGCCCCGGCAGTACCGGCTGATGATGCCCCGGTGTCGCACAAGCGCGGGGCGTATCGGCCCGCGGCAAAGGATCGGGTCCGTTCCTCCGTCGCGTACGCCGAGCTGCATGCGCACTCGGCATACAGCTTTCTCGACGGGGCCAGCACTCCGGAGGAGTTGGTCGAAGAAGCGGCCCGGCTCGATCTGCGCGCACTGGCGCTGACCGACCACAACGGCTTGTACGGGGCGGTGCGGTTCGCCGAGGCGGCCGCCGAACTCGACGTACGAACCGTCTTCGGCGCCGAGCTGTCGCTGTCTGCCTCGTCGGTATCCGAGGCCCGCACCGAGCAGCCGGATCCACCCGGCCCACATCTGCTGGTGCTGGCCCGTGGCCCGGAAGGGTACCGGCGGTTGTCCCGGCAACTGGCAGCGGCGCATCTGGCCGGCGGCGAGAAAGGCAAGCTGCACTACGACTACGACGCACTCACCGGAGCGGCCGGCGGGCACTGGCACATCCTGACGGGTTGTCGGAAAGGCCATGTGCGCCAGGCGCTTTACCAAGGAGGGCCGGAAGCGGCGGAACGGGCGCTGGCCGACCTGGTAGACCGGTTCGGCGCCGAGCGGGTCAGCATTGAGTTGACCCATCATGGTCAGCCGCTCGACGACGAACACAACGCGGCACTGGCCGGGCTGGCACCGCGGTTCGGGGTCGGCGTCGTCGCCACCACCGGAGCGCATTTCGCCCATCCGTCCCGCGGACGGTTGGCCATGGCGATGGGCGCAATCCGGGCCCGGCAGTCTCTGGACGCCGCCGCCGGATGGCTGGCTCCATTGGGTGGCGCACACCTGCGGTCGGGTGAGGAGATGGCCAGGCTGTTCGCGCAGCGCCCCGAGGTGGTGACCGCGGCCGCCGAACTCGGCGAACAATGCGCCTTCGGGTTGGCGCTCATCGCGCCGCAGCTGCCGCCGTTCGAGGTGCCCGACGGCCACACCGAGGACACCTGGTTGCGGGTGTTGGTCATGGCGGGTGCCCGCGACCGCTACGGTCCGGCAGAGCGGGCGCCGCGTGCTTACACCCAAATCGAACATGAGCTGAAAGTGATTGCCCAGCTAGGCTTTCCGGGCTATTTCCTGGTGGTGCACGACATCACTCAATTCTGCCGGCGCAACGACATCTTGTGTCAGGGCAGGGGATCGGCGGCCAACTCCGCGGTGTGTTTTGCCCTCGGTGTCACCGCCGTGGACCCGATTGCCAACGAGTTGTTGTTCGAGCGCTTCTTGTCGCCGGTCCGCGACGGCCCGCCTGACATCGACATCGACATCGAGTCGGATCAGCGCGAGAAGGTCATCCAGTACATCTACGACAAATACGGCCGCGACTACGCCGCCCAGGTCGCCAATGTCATCACCTACCGGGGGCGCAGCGCCGTGCGTGACATGGCCCGCGCCCTGGGTTTCTCCCAGGGGCAGCAGGACGCCTGGAGCAAGCAGATCAGCCATTGGAGCGGCAAGGTCGATTCTCCCGATGTCGAGGGCATCCCCGAGCAGGTGATCGACCTGGCCAACCAGATCCGGAACCTGCCGCGACACATGGGCATTCATTCCGGCGGCATGGTGATCTGTGACCGCCCTATTGCCGACGTGTGCCCGGTGGAGTGGGCCCGCATGGAGAACCGCAGTGTGCTGCAATGGGACAAGGACGACTGTGCGGCAATAGGTTTGGTGAAATTCGATCTGCTCGGGCTGGGCATGCTCTCGGCACTGCACTACGCCCGGGACCTGGTCGCCGAGCACAAGGGCATCGAGGTGGACTTCGCCCGGCTGGACCTGTCCGAGCCGGCGGTGTACGAGATGCTGTCCCGCGCCGATTCCGTCGGCGTGTTCCAGGTGGAGTCACGGGCGCAGATGGCCACCTTGCCACGGCTGCGGCCGCGGGTGTTCTACGACCTGGTGGTGGAGGTTGCGCTGATCCGTCCCGGCCCCATCCAGGGCGGGTCGGTGCACCCGTACATCCGCCGGCGCAACGGCATTGACCCGGTCACCTACGAGCACCCGTCGATGGAATCGGCGTTGCGAAAGACCCTGGGCGTGCCGCTGTTTCAGGAACAGCTGATGCAGCTTGCCGTCGACTGCGCCGGCTTTACGGCCGCCGAGGCCGACCAGTTGCGGCGCGCCATGGGATCCAAGCGCTCCACGGAACGCATGCGCCGGCTGCGCGGCCGGTTCTACGAGGGCATGCGCACACTGCACGGCGCCGACGAGGACACCATCGATCGGATCTACGAAAAGCTGGAAGCGTTCGCCAATTTCGGCTTCCCGGAAAGCCACGCGCTGTCCTTCGCGTCCCTGGTGTTCTACTCGTCGTGGTTCAAACTGCACCACCCGGCGGCCTTCTGCGCCGCGCTGCTGCGTGCCCAGCCGATGGGTTTCTATTCACCCCAATCGCTGGTGGCCGACGCGCGTCGGCACGGCGTGCTGGTCCACGGGCCCGACGTCAATGCCAGCCTGGCGCACGCGACGCTGGAGAACGCGGGAACCGAGGTGCGACTCGGGCTGGGCGCGGTCCGTTTCATCGGGGACGACCTGGCCGAGAAGTTGGTCGCAGAACGAGAGGCCAACGGCCCGTTCGTTTCTCTGTTGGACTTGACATCGCGATTGCAGCTGACCGTGCCGCAGACCGAAGCGTTGGCGACGGCCGGGGCGCTGGGTTGCTTCGACATGTCGAGGCGGGAGGCGCTGTGGGCGGCCGGTGCCGCGGCCACTCAACGACCGGACCGGCTGCCCGGTGTGGGTTCGTCATCGCATATTCCGGCGCTGCCCGGGATGAGCGAATTGGAGTTGGCCGCCGCAAACGTGTGGGCCACCGGAATTTCCCCGGACAGTTATCCGACGCAGTTCCTGCGGGCGGATCTGGACGCGATGGGGGTGGTGCCCGCCGCGGCGCTGGGATCGGTGCCCGACGGTGATCGGGTGCTGGTCGCCGGGGCGGTGACCCACCGGCAGCGTCCCGGGACGGCCCAAGGGGTGACGTTCATCAACCTCGAAGACGAGACCGGGATGGTCAACGTCCTCTGTACGCCGGGGGTGTGGGCGCGGCACCGCAAGTTGGCGAACACGGCGGCGGCGCTACTGATCCGCGGCCAGGTCCAGAACGCCAGTGGCGCTATCACCGTGGTGGCTGAGCGCTTGGGACGCATCAGCCTCTCCGTGGGCTCGAAGTCGCGGGACTTCCGCTAGCGCGGGGTCGCTAGTGCTAGGCGCGAGCGTGCGCTAAGTGTCGGCCGCGACGGCGTGTCGCCGTACCGACGCGCACGCTCGCGGGAGGAGAAGGTGGCCCGGCCGCCAACGGTATAATTTCTGCAGCCTGTGCTGCGGTTTGACGGGTTTGACGGGTTTTGTCCGTGCGGGTCGCTGGCCCCGAAAGGGTGTCCGACCGAACAGCAGCCAATAAATCGACAGCTTTGAACTCGGCCCGGCAGGGCCCGGAAAGGGTGCTGCTTGTGAGCGCATTCCTCACCACAGCGGCTCAGCCGCGCGACCCCGAGGCGGCAGGCGTGGCCTGGCACGCCATGACCCCGGCGGAGGTGCTGGAACGCCTCGATTCGAGTGAAGACGGCCTGGGCGAGGACGAGGTCCTGCGGCGCCGAGCGCAGTACGGCTTGAACCAGCTCGTGCGGGCGAAGCCACAGAACGTGCTGGTCCGCTTCCTGCGTCAGTTCCACAACATCTTGCTTTACGTCATGTCGGGCGCCGCCGTGATCACCGCTCTGCTGGGGCACTGGGTGGACACCGCGGTGCTGTTCGCCGCGGTTGTCATCAACGCGATCGTCGCCTTCATCCAGGAGGGCAAGGCGGAGGCGGCGATGAACGCGATCCGGGCGATGCTCTCTCCGCACGCGACGGTCGTGCGCGCCGGCCGGGACAAGGACATCGAGGCCGCCGAGCTGGTCCCCGGGGACATCGTCAAGCTGGTGCCCGGTGACCGGGTACCAGCCGATCTGCGGCTGATCTCCGTGGACGAATTGCAGGTCGATGAGGCGGCCCTGACCGGCGAGTCCCTGCCGGTGGACAAGACCACCGGTGCCGCGCCCGTCGACGCGACCATCGGGGACCGGTTCGGCATGGCCTACTCGGGCACGATGGTGCTGCACGGTCAAGCCGTCGGAATCGTGGTCGCCACCGGCAGCTCCAGCGAGATCGGTCAGATCGACCAGATGCTGAAGAAGATCTCGACGTCGAGCACACCGCTGCTACGTCAGATCAGCCACTTCGGCCGGTTGCTTGCGCTGGTCATTCTGCTGTCCAGCGTGGGCATCTACGCGTTCGGCGTGTTGTGGCACGGGCACAGCTTCAGCGAGATGTTCACCATGACGGTGGCGCTCGCGGCGTCCGCCATCCCCGAGGGGCTGCCGGCGATCATCACCGTGACGTTGGCGATCGGGGTGCAGCGAATGTCGCGTCGACGCGCGATCATCCGTCGCCTGCCGGCGGTCGAGGCGCTCGGGTCGGTGACCGTGATCTGTTCGGACAAGACCGGGACCCTCACCACCAACGAAATGACCGCTCAGCACGTGATCTGCGCGGGGCAGATCTTCGATGTCGAGGGTGCGGGATATACGCCCAAGGGTGACCTGACGCTGGACGGGCAGGTGATCAACCCGGCGGACTATCCGGCGCTGATTGACACCATCCGTGCCGGGGTGCTGTGCAACGACTCCACGCTGCGGCACGAGGACGGCGCCTGGACGGTCGTGGGGGACCCGACCGAAGCGGCGCTGCTGGTGTTGGGCATCAAGGTAGGAATGCCCTACCGCGCCACCGAAGCCGAATTCCCGCGGGTCAGCACGGTGCCCTTCGAATCCGAG
Protein-coding regions in this window:
- a CDS encoding error-prone DNA polymerase, whose protein sequence is MGWGNGPPSWSEMERVLDGKPRHAGAPAPAVPADDAPVSHKRGAYRPAAKDRVRSSVAYAELHAHSAYSFLDGASTPEELVEEAARLDLRALALTDHNGLYGAVRFAEAAAELDVRTVFGAELSLSASSVSEARTEQPDPPGPHLLVLARGPEGYRRLSRQLAAAHLAGGEKGKLHYDYDALTGAAGGHWHILTGCRKGHVRQALYQGGPEAAERALADLVDRFGAERVSIELTHHGQPLDDEHNAALAGLAPRFGVGVVATTGAHFAHPSRGRLAMAMGAIRARQSLDAAAGWLAPLGGAHLRSGEEMARLFAQRPEVVTAAAELGEQCAFGLALIAPQLPPFEVPDGHTEDTWLRVLVMAGARDRYGPAERAPRAYTQIEHELKVIAQLGFPGYFLVVHDITQFCRRNDILCQGRGSAANSAVCFALGVTAVDPIANELLFERFLSPVRDGPPDIDIDIESDQREKVIQYIYDKYGRDYAAQVANVITYRGRSAVRDMARALGFSQGQQDAWSKQISHWSGKVDSPDVEGIPEQVIDLANQIRNLPRHMGIHSGGMVICDRPIADVCPVEWARMENRSVLQWDKDDCAAIGLVKFDLLGLGMLSALHYARDLVAEHKGIEVDFARLDLSEPAVYEMLSRADSVGVFQVESRAQMATLPRLRPRVFYDLVVEVALIRPGPIQGGSVHPYIRRRNGIDPVTYEHPSMESALRKTLGVPLFQEQLMQLAVDCAGFTAAEADQLRRAMGSKRSTERMRRLRGRFYEGMRTLHGADEDTIDRIYEKLEAFANFGFPESHALSFASLVFYSSWFKLHHPAAFCAALLRAQPMGFYSPQSLVADARRHGVLVHGPDVNASLAHATLENAGTEVRLGLGAVRFIGDDLAEKLVAEREANGPFVSLLDLTSRLQLTVPQTEALATAGALGCFDMSRREALWAAGAAATQRPDRLPGVGSSSHIPALPGMSELELAAANVWATGISPDSYPTQFLRADLDAMGVVPAAALGSVPDGDRVLVAGAVTHRQRPGTAQGVTFINLEDETGMVNVLCTPGVWARHRKLANTAAALLIRGQVQNASGAITVVAERLGRISLSVGSKSRDFR
- a CDS encoding wax ester/triacylglycerol synthase domain-containing protein: MGQLTALDTNFLRAPEPDQDASMSIGAVAVMDGPIPPFDQFKEFLAQRIQDVPRCTQVLRTEWRADPEFDLARHVQRVALPQPGDDGELFQVIAHTLERPLALNRPLWECWIIEGLQDDRWAILMKIHHCMADEVSPAHLLTRLCDDADTDLFATDVAVKSISHSQTPPRSWTETVINAYATAFKTAARVLCWPAIWMSPAESVATRRRYGTVRVPRADVDAVSRKFGVTANDVALAVITEGFRSVLLGRGEEPRADSLRTVANADDRISALLPYLPVEHDDPVAQLRAVHGRLRQHDQRPAPNGLDTPFILAAKAFQTLTRLPQRFVTLATNAAGPRRRLRLMGQRVDQLLPIPPTAQQLSTGVAVLSYGDELVFGITAEYGAGSDMTQLIAGIERGMARLVALSQDSVLLFAKNRRKRTVRPSRGRVAAHPARARR